The genomic interval CGGCCGGCCTCGGCGCCGCGATCCCGGCCGTCATCGGCTACAACTACTTCGTGAACCGCGTGAAGCACTGGGCGACCGAGATGGACGGCTTCACGCTCGACCTGCTGAACCTCCTGTCCCGGCCCGCGCCGAAGGTGGCGCGCTGAGCGCGATGGCGTTCAACGTCGAGCCCACCGGCGGCTCCCGGCGCATCGGCACGAACCTCGCCGAGATCAACATCATCCCGCTCGTGGACGTCGTGCTCGTCCTCCTGCTCATCTTCATGCTGACCGCGCCCATGATGTACCGCGGCATCGACGTGAACCTGCCGAAGGCCTCGGCGAAGCCGACCGCGGTCGAGGAGCGGATGGTCCTCACCGTCACGAAGGACCAGTCGCTCTTCCTGAACGACCGGCGCGTGGCGACGGGCGGCCTCGAGGAGGCGCTCCGCGGCGCGTTCGCCAACCGGACGGACAAGACGCTCTACCTCAAGGCCGACGCGGGCCTCGCGTACGGCACCGTGATCGAGACGATGGACCGCGTGCGCCGGGCCGGGATCGAGCGGCTCGGGATGGTCACCGAGCCGGCGCGGGAGCGCTGACCCCGCGCGACGGTCCCGCCAGTGAGACTGCGAGGGCGCCTCCATTTCGGCCCGGCTCTGCGGCGGCTCCGGCTGCCCCTCCGGCCCACGCTGATCTCGCTCGCGTTCCACGCGGTGTTCATCGTCGCGGTGCTCTGGGGCAACGCCGTGTGGGGCGACAGCCGGACGAAGACCGTCTACGTGAATCTCGTGCCCGCCGTCGCCGCCGCCGGTCTCCCGCCGCGGCCCGAGGACGCGGCGGCGCCCCCCGCGCGCCCGAGCCCGACCGAGCTCCCGCAGCGCGAGCCCGC from Candidatus Methylomirabilota bacterium carries:
- a CDS encoding biopolymer transporter ExbD → MAFNVEPTGGSRRIGTNLAEINIIPLVDVVLVLLLIFMLTAPMMYRGIDVNLPKASAKPTAVEERMVLTVTKDQSLFLNDRRVATGGLEEALRGAFANRTDKTLYLKADAGLAYGTVIETMDRVRRAGIERLGMVTEPARER